One Molothrus ater isolate BHLD 08-10-18 breed brown headed cowbird chromosome 4, BPBGC_Mater_1.1, whole genome shotgun sequence genomic window carries:
- the PCDH18 gene encoding protocadherin-18 isoform X1, with translation MYQIDGKMHFLFLFALIVISCNNAVLGKNLKYRIYEEQRVGSVIARLSEDVADVLLKMPNPSSVRFRAMQRGNSPLLVVREDNGEISIGAKIDREQLCQKNLNCSIEFDVITLPTEHLQLFHVEVEVLDINDNSPQFSRALIPIEISESAAVGTRIPLDSAFDPDVGDNSLHTYSLSANDFFSIDVRTRTDGAKYAELIVVRELDRELKSTYELQLTASDKGVPQRSGSSLLKISISDSNDNSPVFEQQSYIIQLLENSPIGTLLIDLNATDPDEGANGKVVYSFSSHVSAKIIETFRIDPEKGHLTLLKQVDYEVTKSYEIDAQAQDMGPNSIPAHCKIIIKVVDVNDNKPEINLNLMSTEREEVACISEGSPLDTFVALVRVQDKDSGVNGEIVCKLHGHGHFKLQKTYENNYLILTNATLDREKRSEYILTVIAEDKGTPSLSTVKHFTVQISDENDNPPRFQTNRYEVVILENNSPGAYITSVTATDPDLGDNGQVTYTILENSVLGSSITTYVTIDPSNGAIYALRTFDHEEVNQIAFMVQARDGGSQQLISNTTVVLTIIDENDNAPVIVGPVLHNSTAEISIPKDAEIGFLVTRVRATDRDSGMNSELSCSIAADKENNIFVMDPQTCDISINVSVESVPAKQWEFLVIVQDKGSPQLSTKALLKCTILEHVYSFSSTEATLVSQPSLDISMITIISLGSICAVLLVIMVIFATRCNREKKDTRSYNCRVAESTYQHHPKRPSRQIHKGDITLVPTVNGTLPIRSHHRASPSSSPALERGQMSSRQSHQSHQSLNSLVTISSNHVPENFSLELTHATPAVEQVSQLLSMLHQGQYQPRPSFRGNKYSRSYRYALQDMDKFSLKDSGRGDSEAGDSDYDLGRESPIDRLLGEGFSDLFLTDGRIPAAMRLCTEECRVLGHSDQCWMPPLPSPSSDYRSNIFIPGEEFQAPQQQQHLQQQHHQGLEEDAQAADASEKKKSFSTFGKDCQSEEESGDSCTSSLLSEMSSVFQRLLPPSLDAYTECNEMDRSNSLERRKGHLPAKNVNYPPGVAAWAASTHFQNPANNGPALGTHSGAQPSSKWLPAMEEIPENYEEDDFDNVLNHLSDGKHELMDASELVAEINKLLQDVRQN, from the exons ATGTATCAAATCGACGGTAAAATGcactttttattcctttttgcACTGATTGTAATATCTTGCAATAATGCTGTGCTGGGCAAGAATTTGAAATACAGGATTTATGAAGAGCAGAGGGTTGGATCAGTAATAGCAAGACTATCGGAGGATGTTGCtgatgttttattaaaaatgccTAACCCTTCCTCAGTTCGGTTTCGAGCCATGCAGAGAGGAAATTCTCCCTTGCTTGTAGTCCGTGAGGATAATGGAGAAATCAGCATAGGAGCTAAAATTGATCGGGAACAACTGTGCCAGAAAAACTTAAACTGCTCCATAGAGTTTGATGTGATCACTCTGCCCACTGAGCatctgcagcttttccatgttGAAGTTGAAGTGCTGGATATTAATGACAACTCTCCACAGTTTTCCAGAGCTCTTATCCCTATTGAGATATCAGAGAGTGCAGCTGTAGGAACTCGGATCCCTTTGGACAGTGCTTTTGATCCAGATGTGGGAGACAACTCCCTTCACACTTACTCCCTTTCTGCAAATGATTTCTTTAGCATTGATGTGAGAACCAGGACTGATGGTGCTAAGTATGCAGAGCTGATTGTGGTCAGAGAGCTGGATCGTGAGTTGAAATCGACTTACGAACTCCAACTCACTGCCTCTGACAAAGGGGTGCCTCAGAGATCTGGGTCATCCCTCctgaaaatcagcatttctgattCCAATGACAACAGCCCTGTGTTTGAGCAGCAGTCATATATTATCCAGCTCTTGGAAAACTCTCCTATTGGGACTTTGCTTATAGACCTCAATGCTACTGATCCAGATGAGGGCGCCAATGGGAAGGTCGTGTATTCCTTTAGCAGTCATGTGTCTGCCAAAATTATAGAAACTTTTAGGATAGACCCAGAAAAAGGTCACCTGACCCTGCTGAAGCAAGTGGACTATGAAGTAACCAAATCCTATGAAATTGACGCTCAGGCTCAGGATATGGGGCCAAATTCTATTCCAGCTCACTGCAAAATTATAATTAAAGTTGTGGATGTGAATGACAACAAGCCAGAAATCAACTTAAATCTGATGTccacagagagagaagaggtAGCTTGCATTTCTGAGGGGTCACCCCTGGACACCTTTGTTGCCCTGGTCAGAGTGCAAGATAAGGACTCTGGTGTGAATGGAGAGATCGTTTGTAAGCTCCATGGGCATGGCCACTTTAAACTTCAAAAGACTTATGAAAATAACTATTTAATCTTAACCAATGCCACTCTAGATAGGGAAAAGAGATCTGAATACATCTTGACTGTAATAGCAGAGGACAAGGGAACGCCAAGTCTCTCCACAGTGAAACACTTTACTGTCCAAATCAGTGATGAAAATGACAACCCACCCCGCTTCCAGACAAACAGATATGAAGTTGTCATCTTGGAAAATAACTCTCCTGGAGCATACATCACATCAGTCACAGCCACAGACCCAGATCTAGGTGATAATGGGCAGGTGACATACACTATTTTGGAGAACTCTGTTTTGGGAAGTTCTATAACCACCTATGTGACCATCGATCCCTCCAACGGGGCGATCTATGCCCTGCGAACCTTTGATCATGAAGAAGTAAATCAAATTGCCTTCATGGTCCAAGCTAGGGATGGAGGGAGCCAGCAGCTCATTAGCAACACCACAGTTGTACTCACAATCATTGATGAGAATGACAACGCTCCCGTCATCGTGGGGCCGGTGCTAcacaacagcacagcagaaatctcAATCCCTAAAGATGCTGAAATTGGCTTTCTTGTCACCAGGGTAAGGGCTACAGACAGAGACTCTGGTATGAActctgagctcagctgctccataGCAGCTGACAAGGAAAACAACATCTTTGTGATGGATCCCCAAACTTGTGACATCTCTATCAATGTGAGTGTTGAATCAGTTCCAGCAAAACAATGGGAGTTTTTGGTGATAGTCCAGGATAAAGGCAGTCCTCAGCTTAGTACTAAAGCTCTTCTGAAATGTACCATTTTGGAGCATGTTTATTCATTTTCAAGCACCGAAGCAACTTTGGTAAGCCAGCCCTCCCTGGACATCTCTATGATAACGATTATATCCTTAGGATCTATATGTGCCGTGTTGTTGGTTATTATGGTCATCTTTGCCACAAGGTGCAATCGAGAGAAAAAGGACACCAGGTCTTACAACTGTCGCGTGGCTGAATCAACCTACCAGCACCATCCAAAACGTCCCTCCAGGCAGATCCACAAAGGGGACATCACACTGGTGCCGACAGTTAATGGCACTCTACCCATCAGGTCCCACCACAGAGCTTCGCCAtcatcctccccagccctggagaggggCCAGATGAGCAGCCGGCAGAGCCACCAGAGCCACCAATCCCTGAACAGCCTGGTGACCATCTCCTCCAACCATGTGCCTGAAAACTTCTCCCTGGAACTCACCCATGCTACACCAGCTGTCGAG caggtttctcagcttctctcgATGCTTCATCAGGGCCAGTATCAGCCAAGGCCAAGTTTTCGAGGGAACAAATATTCCAGAAGCTACAG ATATGCCCTACAAGATATGGATAAATTCAGCTTGAAAGACAGTGGCCGGGGTGATAGTGAAGCTGGAGACAGTGATTATGATTTGGGGAGAGAGTCTCCAATTGACAGACTTCTTGGGGAAGGATTCAGTGACCTTTTCCTTACAGATGGAAGAATTCCTGCAG CCATGCGCCTGTGCACGGAGGAGTGCAGGGTCCTGGGCCACTCGGACCAGTGCTGGATGCCCCCGCTGCCCTCTCCCTCCTCCGATTACAGAAGCAACATTTTCATCCCTGGGGAGGAGTTCCAggcaccccagcagcagcagcacctgcagcagcagcaccaccagggCCTCGAGGAGGATGCCCAGGCAGCCGACGCCAGTGAGAAGAAGAAGAGTTTTTCAACGTTTGGGAAGGACTGCCAGAGCGAGGAGGAATCAGGGGACTCCtgcacctcctccctcctctccgAAATGAGCAGTGTCTTCCAGCGCCTGCTGCCCCCCTCGCTGGACGCCTACACGGAGTGCAATGAGATGGATCGCTCCAACTCGTTGGAGCGCAGGAAGGGACATTTGCCAGCCAAGAATGTGAATTATCCACCGGGggtggcagcctgggcagccagcACGCATTTCCAAAACCCTGCCAACAACGGGCCCGCTCTGGGGACTCACTCGGGCGCGCAGCCTTCATCCAAATGGCTGCCGGCCATGGAGGAGATCCCGGAGAATTATGAAGAGGATGATTTTGACAATGTGCTCAACCACCTCAGCGATGGCAAACATGAACTCATGGATGCCAgtgagctggtggcagaaaTTAACAAGCTGCTGCAAGATGTCCGGCAGAACTAG
- the PCDH18 gene encoding protocadherin-18 isoform X2 yields MYQIDGKMHFLFLFALIVISCNNAVLGKNLKYRIYEEQRVGSVIARLSEDVADVLLKMPNPSSVRFRAMQRGNSPLLVVREDNGEISIGAKIDREQLCQKNLNCSIEFDVITLPTEHLQLFHVEVEVLDINDNSPQFSRALIPIEISESAAVGTRIPLDSAFDPDVGDNSLHTYSLSANDFFSIDVRTRTDGAKYAELIVVRELDRELKSTYELQLTASDKGVPQRSGSSLLKISISDSNDNSPVFEQQSYIIQLLENSPIGTLLIDLNATDPDEGANGKVVYSFSSHVSAKIIETFRIDPEKGHLTLLKQVDYEVTKSYEIDAQAQDMGPNSIPAHCKIIIKVVDVNDNKPEINLNLMSTEREEVACISEGSPLDTFVALVRVQDKDSGVNGEIVCKLHGHGHFKLQKTYENNYLILTNATLDREKRSEYILTVIAEDKGTPSLSTVKHFTVQISDENDNPPRFQTNRYEVVILENNSPGAYITSVTATDPDLGDNGQVTYTILENSVLGSSITTYVTIDPSNGAIYALRTFDHEEVNQIAFMVQARDGGSQQLISNTTVVLTIIDENDNAPVIVGPVLHNSTAEISIPKDAEIGFLVTRVRATDRDSGMNSELSCSIAADKENNIFVMDPQTCDISINVSVESVPAKQWEFLVIVQDKGSPQLSTKALLKCTILEHVYSFSSTEATLVSQPSLDISMITIISLGSICAVLLVIMVIFATRCNREKKDTRSYNCRVAESTYQHHPKRPSRQIHKGDITLVPTVNGTLPIRSHHRASPSSSPALERGQMSSRQSHQSHQSLNSLVTISSNHVPENFSLELTHATPAVEVSQLLSMLHQGQYQPRPSFRGNKYSRSYRYALQDMDKFSLKDSGRGDSEAGDSDYDLGRESPIDRLLGEGFSDLFLTDGRIPAAMRLCTEECRVLGHSDQCWMPPLPSPSSDYRSNIFIPGEEFQAPQQQQHLQQQHHQGLEEDAQAADASEKKKSFSTFGKDCQSEEESGDSCTSSLLSEMSSVFQRLLPPSLDAYTECNEMDRSNSLERRKGHLPAKNVNYPPGVAAWAASTHFQNPANNGPALGTHSGAQPSSKWLPAMEEIPENYEEDDFDNVLNHLSDGKHELMDASELVAEINKLLQDVRQN; encoded by the exons ATGTATCAAATCGACGGTAAAATGcactttttattcctttttgcACTGATTGTAATATCTTGCAATAATGCTGTGCTGGGCAAGAATTTGAAATACAGGATTTATGAAGAGCAGAGGGTTGGATCAGTAATAGCAAGACTATCGGAGGATGTTGCtgatgttttattaaaaatgccTAACCCTTCCTCAGTTCGGTTTCGAGCCATGCAGAGAGGAAATTCTCCCTTGCTTGTAGTCCGTGAGGATAATGGAGAAATCAGCATAGGAGCTAAAATTGATCGGGAACAACTGTGCCAGAAAAACTTAAACTGCTCCATAGAGTTTGATGTGATCACTCTGCCCACTGAGCatctgcagcttttccatgttGAAGTTGAAGTGCTGGATATTAATGACAACTCTCCACAGTTTTCCAGAGCTCTTATCCCTATTGAGATATCAGAGAGTGCAGCTGTAGGAACTCGGATCCCTTTGGACAGTGCTTTTGATCCAGATGTGGGAGACAACTCCCTTCACACTTACTCCCTTTCTGCAAATGATTTCTTTAGCATTGATGTGAGAACCAGGACTGATGGTGCTAAGTATGCAGAGCTGATTGTGGTCAGAGAGCTGGATCGTGAGTTGAAATCGACTTACGAACTCCAACTCACTGCCTCTGACAAAGGGGTGCCTCAGAGATCTGGGTCATCCCTCctgaaaatcagcatttctgattCCAATGACAACAGCCCTGTGTTTGAGCAGCAGTCATATATTATCCAGCTCTTGGAAAACTCTCCTATTGGGACTTTGCTTATAGACCTCAATGCTACTGATCCAGATGAGGGCGCCAATGGGAAGGTCGTGTATTCCTTTAGCAGTCATGTGTCTGCCAAAATTATAGAAACTTTTAGGATAGACCCAGAAAAAGGTCACCTGACCCTGCTGAAGCAAGTGGACTATGAAGTAACCAAATCCTATGAAATTGACGCTCAGGCTCAGGATATGGGGCCAAATTCTATTCCAGCTCACTGCAAAATTATAATTAAAGTTGTGGATGTGAATGACAACAAGCCAGAAATCAACTTAAATCTGATGTccacagagagagaagaggtAGCTTGCATTTCTGAGGGGTCACCCCTGGACACCTTTGTTGCCCTGGTCAGAGTGCAAGATAAGGACTCTGGTGTGAATGGAGAGATCGTTTGTAAGCTCCATGGGCATGGCCACTTTAAACTTCAAAAGACTTATGAAAATAACTATTTAATCTTAACCAATGCCACTCTAGATAGGGAAAAGAGATCTGAATACATCTTGACTGTAATAGCAGAGGACAAGGGAACGCCAAGTCTCTCCACAGTGAAACACTTTACTGTCCAAATCAGTGATGAAAATGACAACCCACCCCGCTTCCAGACAAACAGATATGAAGTTGTCATCTTGGAAAATAACTCTCCTGGAGCATACATCACATCAGTCACAGCCACAGACCCAGATCTAGGTGATAATGGGCAGGTGACATACACTATTTTGGAGAACTCTGTTTTGGGAAGTTCTATAACCACCTATGTGACCATCGATCCCTCCAACGGGGCGATCTATGCCCTGCGAACCTTTGATCATGAAGAAGTAAATCAAATTGCCTTCATGGTCCAAGCTAGGGATGGAGGGAGCCAGCAGCTCATTAGCAACACCACAGTTGTACTCACAATCATTGATGAGAATGACAACGCTCCCGTCATCGTGGGGCCGGTGCTAcacaacagcacagcagaaatctcAATCCCTAAAGATGCTGAAATTGGCTTTCTTGTCACCAGGGTAAGGGCTACAGACAGAGACTCTGGTATGAActctgagctcagctgctccataGCAGCTGACAAGGAAAACAACATCTTTGTGATGGATCCCCAAACTTGTGACATCTCTATCAATGTGAGTGTTGAATCAGTTCCAGCAAAACAATGGGAGTTTTTGGTGATAGTCCAGGATAAAGGCAGTCCTCAGCTTAGTACTAAAGCTCTTCTGAAATGTACCATTTTGGAGCATGTTTATTCATTTTCAAGCACCGAAGCAACTTTGGTAAGCCAGCCCTCCCTGGACATCTCTATGATAACGATTATATCCTTAGGATCTATATGTGCCGTGTTGTTGGTTATTATGGTCATCTTTGCCACAAGGTGCAATCGAGAGAAAAAGGACACCAGGTCTTACAACTGTCGCGTGGCTGAATCAACCTACCAGCACCATCCAAAACGTCCCTCCAGGCAGATCCACAAAGGGGACATCACACTGGTGCCGACAGTTAATGGCACTCTACCCATCAGGTCCCACCACAGAGCTTCGCCAtcatcctccccagccctggagaggggCCAGATGAGCAGCCGGCAGAGCCACCAGAGCCACCAATCCCTGAACAGCCTGGTGACCATCTCCTCCAACCATGTGCCTGAAAACTTCTCCCTGGAACTCACCCATGCTACACCAGCTGTCGAG gtttctcagcttctctcgATGCTTCATCAGGGCCAGTATCAGCCAAGGCCAAGTTTTCGAGGGAACAAATATTCCAGAAGCTACAG ATATGCCCTACAAGATATGGATAAATTCAGCTTGAAAGACAGTGGCCGGGGTGATAGTGAAGCTGGAGACAGTGATTATGATTTGGGGAGAGAGTCTCCAATTGACAGACTTCTTGGGGAAGGATTCAGTGACCTTTTCCTTACAGATGGAAGAATTCCTGCAG CCATGCGCCTGTGCACGGAGGAGTGCAGGGTCCTGGGCCACTCGGACCAGTGCTGGATGCCCCCGCTGCCCTCTCCCTCCTCCGATTACAGAAGCAACATTTTCATCCCTGGGGAGGAGTTCCAggcaccccagcagcagcagcacctgcagcagcagcaccaccagggCCTCGAGGAGGATGCCCAGGCAGCCGACGCCAGTGAGAAGAAGAAGAGTTTTTCAACGTTTGGGAAGGACTGCCAGAGCGAGGAGGAATCAGGGGACTCCtgcacctcctccctcctctccgAAATGAGCAGTGTCTTCCAGCGCCTGCTGCCCCCCTCGCTGGACGCCTACACGGAGTGCAATGAGATGGATCGCTCCAACTCGTTGGAGCGCAGGAAGGGACATTTGCCAGCCAAGAATGTGAATTATCCACCGGGggtggcagcctgggcagccagcACGCATTTCCAAAACCCTGCCAACAACGGGCCCGCTCTGGGGACTCACTCGGGCGCGCAGCCTTCATCCAAATGGCTGCCGGCCATGGAGGAGATCCCGGAGAATTATGAAGAGGATGATTTTGACAATGTGCTCAACCACCTCAGCGATGGCAAACATGAACTCATGGATGCCAgtgagctggtggcagaaaTTAACAAGCTGCTGCAAGATGTCCGGCAGAACTAG